Proteins from a genomic interval of Fundulus heteroclitus isolate FHET01 chromosome 21, MU-UCD_Fhet_4.1, whole genome shotgun sequence:
- the LOC105935751 gene encoding C-C motif chemokine 20 has translation MASRKACLFAALCSLLIVASLISGSESVSCCMKYTKRKLHCKAVRGYNIQTINGSCDISAIIFHLGGKFVCADPLKPWTMRVMKCVNERRKRNAEQTGDLKNGH, from the exons ATGGCAAGCAGAAAAGCGTGTCTCTTCGCAGCTCTGTGCTCCCTGCTCATCGTCGCCAGCCTCATCAGCGGCTCCGAGTCAG TGAGCTGCTGCATGAAATACACCAAGAGGAAGCTCCACTGCAAAGCCGTGAGAGGCTACAACATTCAGACCATCAACGGCTCCTGTGACATCAGCGCCATCAT cttccatCTCGGCGGGAAGTTTGTGTGTGCTGACCCTTTGAAGCCGTGGACCATGAGGGTGATGAAATGTGTTAA TGAGAGAAGGAAGAGGAATGCTGAACAAACGGGAGACTTGAAAAATGGCCACTAA
- the LOC105935752 gene encoding C-C motif chemokine 20 — protein MASRKACLFAALCSLLIVASLISGSESASCCMKYTKRKLHCKAVRGYNIQTINGSCDISAIIFHLGGKFVCADPLKPWTMRVMKCVNERRKRNAEQMGHLKNGN, from the exons ATGGCAAGCAGAAAAGCGTGTCTCTTCGCAGCTCTGTGCTCCCTGCTCATCGTCGCCAGCCTCATCAGCGGCTCCGAGTCAG CGAGCTGCTGCATGAAATACACCAAGAGGAAGCTCCACTGCAAAGCCGTGAGAGGCTACAACATTCAGACCATCAACGGCTCCTGTGACATCAGCGCCATCAT cttccacCTCGGCGGGAAGTTTGTGTGTGCTGACCCTTTGAAGCCGTGGACCATGAGGGTGATGAAATGTGTTAA TGAGAGAAGGAAGAGGAATGCTGAACAAATGGGACACTTGAAAAATGGCAACTAA